GGATGAACTATTTGAcctgaaatttcagaaaagTTTGTTCTGATCTACGTGGTTCAAATGAAATTGCAGGCAACTAATGGAAGCTTAgctgagaagaagaagcctACAGTTGTCTTTGTTTTGGGTAAGTATACTTTTCAAAGATTAAATGCATTCGTAGGTGCTTCCTTTCTACCCTCCTTATGAGAAGaacttccatttatttttttatgctacattttgttttgggttCTAAGTGGTAGTTGGATTTTCTAATTACCAGGTGGGCCAGGTAGTGGCAAGGGTACTCAATGTTCAAATATCATTGAAAACTTTGGGTATACTCATCTTAGTGCTGGTGATCTTCTTCGGGCAGAGATCAAATCTGGTTCAGAGAATGGGTATGATATATGTCCTCGTACATATGTTTCCAAACTTAAATAAGCATTCATTCAATCcttatttgtttattcatGCATAGTTGCCAAAGGTTAAAAATTCCATGCTTTTGGTGTCTCATTGCTTAAATTGAAGGAAATTCTGAATTTACTGTGAATTCCTATTTGTGCTAGATGTCAGGAATGCAAATTACATATTGTCTACTGATCCTACCATTTGACTTTCTCAGGACGATGATTCAAAACATGATTAAAGAAGGGAAGATTGTTCCTTCAGAGGTCACAATAAAGCTCCTTCAACGAGCAATGGAGGAAAGTCATAATGACAAATTTCTCATTGATGGATTCCCTCGTAATGAGGAAAATCGTGCTGCATTTGAAGCTGTTGTAAGccattttcctcttttctctGAGCATGGttcttttaaaatcaaattccatTCTATACAATTGATTGTTGAGGTTGTTGTACAATCCAAGCTAGTAGTTCCATTTCACTTGACACAACAGTATATTTCATTGATGTTTTGCAGACAGGCATTGAACCATCTGTTGTCCTGTTCTTTGATTGTCATGAGAAAGAGATGGAGAGGCGCCTGCTGAGTAGGAATGAGGTTTGAA
This portion of the Cucurbita pepo subsp. pepo cultivar mu-cu-16 chromosome LG08, ASM280686v2, whole genome shotgun sequence genome encodes:
- the LOC111801185 gene encoding UMP-CMP kinase 3-like; amino-acid sequence: MGTVVDAAPMKATNGSLAEKKKPTVVFVLGGPGSGKGTQCSNIIENFGYTHLSAGDLLRAEIKSGSENGTMIQNMIKEGKIVPSEVTIKLLQRAMEESHNDKFLIDGFPRNEENRAAFEAVTGIEPSVVLFFDCHEKEMERRLLSRNEGRVDDNIETIRKRFRVFLESSIPVIEYYESKGKVRKIDAARPIEEVFESVKVVFTPKNEKAN